A single window of Aspergillus flavus chromosome 4, complete sequence DNA harbors:
- a CDS encoding DHS-like NAD/FAD-binding domain-containing protein has translation MTISRNSVPKLPINQDKFTTSANYAASMTTPSIRIPFTGPLPPPVIVPPSARNVSGAIDALLSFLTAPPSPYLRGVDVGRYSQTVLLTGAGISVASGLSDYRGENGTYVTNKTYRPIYFHEFLKRHEFRKRYWARSFVGWPGLVKAKPNSTHWAIRDLGAKGYLSSVVTQNVDSFHPIAHSKLSTIELHGYLRSVVCISCQNQFPRDEFQKSLEKLNPAWAEFLAKMVDTGALNTDNPEEQRQKGLKLNPDGDVDLAEAPYSTFRYPSCPTCLEKPPRLQDGTPARVEVESDGAWLPSSTAGVLKPAVIMFGENIQPAVKTAAEEAIDDAGRLLILGSSLATFSAWRLVERAHKRGMPIGIINIGGVRNESVLFGKMEPDAPHIRCSLNSDLILPPVAAQLPSLAPA, from the exons ATGACCATATCAAGGAACAGTGTTCCTAAGCTCCCGATTAACCAAGATAAGTTCACAA CTTCTGCCAATTATGCGGCTTCAATGACGACCCCGTCGATCAGAATCCCCTTCACCGGCCCGCTGCCTCCACCAGTAATTGTGCCGCCATCAGCCCGCAATGTTTCAGGAGCTATTGATGCTCTGTTATCGTTTTTGACTGCCCCTCCGTCACCCTACCTTCGCGGAGTTGACGTCGGAAGGTATTCTCAGACTGTTCTCTTGACTGGTGCGGGAATCTCGGTGGCGTCTGGCTTGTCCGATTATCGAGGAGAAAATGGCACATACGTCACAAACAAAACATATCGACCAATTTATTTCCATGAATTTCTGAAACGACATGAGTTCCGCAAGAGGTACTGGGCTAGGAGCTTTGTCGGCTGGCCAGGCCTGGTGAAAGCAAAACCCAACTCAACGCATTGGGCTATTAGGGACCTCGGCGCAAAGGGATATCTCAGCTCCGTAGTGACACAGAATGTCGACTCTTTCCATCCAATAGCTCATTCGAAACTATCAACCATCGAACTTCATGGCTACCTAAGGTCGGTCGTCTGTATCAGCTGTCAAAATCAATTTCCCCGAGACGAATTCCAGAAGTCGCTCGAAAAGCTTAATCCGGCCTGGGCAGAGTTTTTGGCCAAGATGGTCGACACCGGGGCTCTCAACACAGATAATCCTGAGGAACAGCGACAGAAAGGCCTAAAGCTTAATCCAGATGGAGATGTGGATTTAGCCGAGGCTCCTTACTCTACTTTCCGGTACCCATCTTGTCCTACATGTCTAGAGAAACCTCCTCGCCTCCAAGATGGCACGCCGGCTAGGGTAGAGGTCGAAAGCGATGGTGCATGGCTACCATCTTCGACTGCTGGCGTTCTCAAGCCCGCGGTCATTATGTTCGGAGAAAACATTCAACCAGCTGTGAAAACGGCTGCAGAGGAGGCAATTGATGACGCTGGAAGGCTTCTCATTCTTGGGAGCAGTCTTGCCACTTTTTCAGCATGGAGGTTAGTCGAACGAGCTCATAAAAGGGGTATGCCTATAGGCATAATCAATATCGGAGGGGTCCGAAACGAGTCGGTACTCTTTGGGAAGATGGAGCCGGACGCCCCTCATATTCGTTGCAGTCTCAACTCCGATCTTATTTTGCCCCCTGTTGCCGCACAGCTTCCCTCTCTTGCCCCTGCGTGA